Genomic DNA from Alistipes indistinctus YIT 12060:
TTATGAAAGGTACAGTAAAATGGTTTGATTCGGCCAAAGGTTATGGCTTCATCAAAACCGAAGAAGGTAGCGACATTTTCGTTCACTACACAGGTATTAACAAAGATGGCTTCCGCGGTTTGGAAGAAGGCCAGAATGTCGAGTTCGAAGTGGGCGAAGGCAAGAAGGGCGAGCAGGCTGTTAACGTTAACGTAATAGAATAATTCGGTATTTTCAAGATACTTAATTTAGACTATTAGAAGTAAAAAAGAGAGGGTCCCGTGGAACCCTCTCTTTTTGTTTGCCTGCGGAAAGGCTATTTCTTGGCTGCCGGAGCGGGTGTGCCCTGAAGTTCCTGGGCGCATTGCTGCAGCATGACGATGATAATGTCGGTCGTCCCCGGATCGACACACATGTCCTGTGCGAAGGTTGCCGGCTGCGGATAGGCTTCTTTCACCTTGCCGGTGAAGCATGTGTAAAACGCGCTGATTTGATCCGGCGTCAGGTCTGCCGGCAGAATGCCGATCGACTGCAGCTGCGGGTAAGGGAATACCAGCGGGAGATTCTCGTAGTTGGCACCGAGCATCTCCGTCGTACAATTGATCATCACTGAGGTCAGCGTATCCGTTTTCCCCGTTAGCTTGTCGTACTTGTTGTAATCGGGATAGGTGCCTTCGACGGTGGTTACGACGCAATTTTCGATATTAGCAAAATTGTTGTCTTCCATGTGCTTGAGCATGGTTTTCTCTTTGTGGGCACGTACGACTTCTTTCACTTCGGTACGTTCCTTGTCGGTCCATTGTTTGGTTTGCGCGCAGGAAACCAGTACCAGAATAGCGGATAACGCCAGTACAATTTTTTTCATCTTGATTGGAATTAGATTAAACGTTTCAGTCGATTCGTTGTAAGTTATCATTATAAATGCGATACTGCGTTTTTAAACAAATTTAGTACCAAAATACAACGGCGGGCAGGGACGCACTGAAGGCTTTGCGGTTTTTTCCCGTTAAGGTGCAATTCGGATGGGTTTTCTTCCGTTTTTCAATTACATTTGTTCTGTCGCCGGACAGGTAAGCCGCCGGATGCTTCTCATGTACGGCTGATGCCTGTTTGAAAGAGAAACGATACTTATTCAAAGCTCTGTTTATGGACATCCTGGAATTACGTGAATATTGCCTGGCATTGCCGTTGGCTGAAGAGACCACACCGTTCGATGAAATGACGCTGGTGTACAAGGTCGCAGGCAAGATGTTCCTGTTGACGGATATGGCCGATTTTCGCTGGATCAACGTCAAATGCGATCCGGACCGTGCGGTCGAGTTGCGGGACCGTTATGCGGAGGTGAAAGAAGGGTATCACATGAACAAACGCCACTGGAATACAGTGGATATGGCCGGAAACTTACCCGAACCGCTGATTCGGGAGTGGATCCTCGATTCTTATCGGTTGGTGGTGAATTCCCTGCCGCGTGCCAAGCGGGAAACGCTGTTGCGGCTGTTGGAGGAGGACAAAACATAAATCCGGGGCTTCGTACAATTCAAAATCGACAATCGTAAAACTAAATAGGTATATACTTAACATGAACCTGACGGAGACGATATTGCCAATGCCGGACGATTACGAGGGGAAAGTGATCGCTACGCTCCTGCGAGCCGACAGCACCGCACCTTCTGACCGGGCGGTGCTCTACCTGCATGGTTATATCGATTATTTTTTTCAAACACACATGGCGGAACGGTTTGCCGGCGAAGAGTGGAACTTCTATGCCCTCGACCTGCGCAAATACGGCCGCTCCCTCCTGCCCCATCAACATGCCTATTATTGTCGGGACCTGCACGAATATTTTCCGGAAATCGATGCCGCATTAGAGCGGATTGCATCGGATGGCAATACGGATATCACGTTGTTGGGACATTCTACCGGGGGGCTGATCGCCGCTTTG
This window encodes:
- a CDS encoding MmcQ/YjbR family DNA-binding protein, with protein sequence MDILELREYCLALPLAEETTPFDEMTLVYKVAGKMFLLTDMADFRWINVKCDPDRAVELRDRYAEVKEGYHMNKRHWNTVDMAGNLPEPLIREWILDSYRLVVNSLPRAKRETLLRLLEEDKT
- a CDS encoding cold-shock protein; translation: MKGTVKWFDSAKGYGFIKTEEGSDIFVHYTGINKDGFRGLEEGQNVEFEVGEGKKGEQAVNVNVIE